Proteins co-encoded in one Dendropsophus ebraccatus isolate aDenEbr1 chromosome 9, aDenEbr1.pat, whole genome shotgun sequence genomic window:
- the LOC138800371 gene encoding parvalbumin beta-like — protein MAFSGILSEADIASAIKNAEAAFNYKTFFAQSGLSSKSQAEVKKVFEILDQDKSGFIEEDELKLFLKNFSANARELSDAETKNFLSAGDSDGDGKIGVEEFQALVKA, from the exons ATGGCATTTTCCGGTATCCTCAGCGAGGCTGACATCGCCTCTGCCATCAAGAATGCTGAAG CCGCCTTCAACTACAAGACCTTCTTCGCCCAGTCTGGTCTGAGCAGCAAGTCCCAGGCTGAAGTCAAGAAAGTCTTTGAAATCCTGGACCAGGACAAGAGTGGCTTCATTGAGGAGGATGAGCTGAA ACTGTTCCTGAAGAACTTCAGTGCAAATGCCAGAGAGCTGAGCGATGCTGAAACCAAGAACTTCCTTTCAGCTGGTGACTCTGATGGTGACGGCAAGATTGGAGTTGAAG AGTTCCAGGCTTTGGTCAAGGCTTAA
- the LOC138800372 gene encoding parvalbumin beta-like, producing MAFSGILSEADIASAIKNAEASFNYKTFFAQSGLSSKSQAEVKKVFEILDQDRSGFIEEDELKLFLKNFSANARELTDAETKNFLSAGDSDGDGKIGVEEFQALVKV from the exons ATGGCATTTTCCGGTATCCTCAGCGAGGCTGACATCGCCTCTGCCATCAAGAATGCTGAAG CCTCCTTCAACTACAAGACCTTCTTCGCCCAGTCTGGTCTGAGCAGCAAGTCCCAGGCTGAAGTCAAGAAAGTCTTTGAAATCCTGGACCAGGACAGGAGTGGCTTCATTGAGGAGGATGAGCTGAA ACTGTTCCTGAAGAACTTCAGTGCAAATGCCAGAGAGCTGACTGATGCTGAAACCAAGAACTTCCTTTCAGCTGGTGACTCTGATGGTGACGGCAAGATTGGAGTTGAAG AGTTCCAGGCCTTGGTCAAGGTTTAA
- the LOC138801235 gene encoding parvalbumin beta-like produces MAFSGILSESDIASAIKNAEAAFNYKTFFAQSGLSSKSQAEVKKVFEILDQDKSGFIEEDELKLFLKNFSANARELSDAETKNFLSAGDSDGDGKIGVEEFQALVKA; encoded by the exons ATGGCATTTTCCGGCATCCTCAGTGAATCTGACATCGCTTCTGCCATCAAGAATGCTGAAG CCGCCTTCAACTACAAGACCTTCTTCGCCCAGTCTGGTCTGAGCAGCAAGTCCCAGGCTGAAGTCAAGAAAGTCTTTGAAATCCTGGACCAGGACAAGAGTGGCTTCATTGAGGAGGATGAGCTGAA ACTGTTCCTTAAGAACTTCAGCGCAAATGCCAGAGAACTGAGCGATGCTGAAACCAAGAACTTCCTTTCAGCTGGTGACTCTGATGGTGACGGCAAGATTGGAGTTGAAG AGTTCCAGGCTTTGGTCAAGGCTTAA